One part of the Salvelinus fontinalis isolate EN_2023a chromosome 4, ASM2944872v1, whole genome shotgun sequence genome encodes these proteins:
- the LOC129853586 gene encoding transcriptional activator MN1-like: protein MFGLEQFGSQINSRNPGQSERNINQPRLNMSSHYKSPGFHAGGPPGAVEPGMGPLNEPPMLGLNMNMNGEQYGGFHPRGHSDMHAGSGLQQQQQQQGPMHGFFNNQQPHQGHPHGHQSHPHQHHPHFSGNFGGPDPASSCLHGGRLMGYNNNGMGPQQGFGEGFDPLAEGQAGDSFSQQQQQQRSSNMPEFQHHGPPSGNHAVPAPCLPLDQSPNRAASFHGLPSSSSSSSETHGLEPRRMPNQGAVEGLEYNFPSEPPTGHFDVPVFSPTESESQLPHFGPGRPVAGGSFPGNPAMARTPGIQGISKGHQQPPPQPQQPQPPPQHGVFFERFGNGRKMPVGMDPGVSARHTLMQQQQQAGLIARQNSCPPGLPRPPQSESGSTNTNMLDGGVMMPGQHNQFEYPIHRLENRGQHPYGDPMFNMQQPAPPPPAQQPPNQRLQHFDSPYMNMAKRPRFEFPNAQGGENCGTWGSGMHNAQGMENHLSPSAYPGLPGEFTPPVTDGFPPGPLQHAGPEQQSLQQRQNAAMMIKQMASRNQQQRMRQPSLQQLGHHGDVPPGPMVHGGPVGSMPQPNFDRENGGRMPNFEGQNPHITQENWFPGSHPPGEIMSRRMGGTGGEAGAHDMGLQQNGAGMMFRPGMNGMGMQEPMRIPGDGHVQALHSPRMHPQFGNNMGNLSQMQSPGAGVGHPNAPSDRRPADFPAGPSMGAQPTFPYGGTNRQGPPHSNPQGVNTSPGSYPTPSEFPPGQRSSVSKLGALSLGNFSKTSTKDNVFGQSCLAALSTACQNMIASLGAPNLNVTFNKKNQNEGKRKLSQTEQDINSSTANGTGSAGPEYFQSGTSQNSQMPGTGNSNIKPAGQNQTLQGEASALSPNYNMDATPCSEGKAATGNGRGRGRRKRDSGHVSPGIFFSSESGNPVVSPGQQPPSAGVGERGGGTPHEKPLPSPSWGKGDDQMLGDQADLMSSLDSGIQSVTKSNSSSPHVDLPDDVSTHYVNEDEVSSSSDAGGAPVTKPNRSPHITVSPKLQRGEHGLMNGQKPLGMQGITNHTTSTPDSYGLSAGGGTVGNGVGHPGTPGMEQVRTPSSTSGQDEIHPLEILQAQIQLQRQQFSISEDQPLAMKNGKKSGDCPSQNEDNELASCSPDAGKGSMGTIDLDTLMAEQHATWYVPSDKAMMDGPDDDKAMAPWEKTKSQNNSKEESELSQSKAGVGVGAQGPGGGNGGSHLQCLSVHCTDELGDSKGRGGTVSSWRSLHSDISNRFGTFVAALT from the exons ATGTTTGGGCTGGAGCAGTTTGGTTCTCAGATTAATAGCAGAAACCCTGGCCAGTCAGAGAGAAACATAAACCAGCCAAGACTGAACATGAGCTCCCATTACAAAAGCCCTGGCTTTCACGCAGGAGGCCCGCCTGGTGCCGTGGAGCCGGGCATGGGCCCTCTGAACGAGCCTCCGATGCTTGGGCTCAATATGAACATGAACGGTGAGCAGTATGGTGGCTTTCATCCCAGGGGCCACTCAGACATGCATGCAGGCAGTGGACttcagcagcaacagcagcagcaaggACCCATGCATGGATTTTTTAACAACCAGCAACCTCATCAAGGCCATCCCCATGGCCACCAGTCTCACCCTCATCAACACCATCCTCATTTCAGTGGGAACTTTGGAGGCCCAGACCCAGCCTCATCCTGCCTGCATGGTGGCAGGCTGATGGGCTACAACAACAACGGCATGGGGCCCCAGCAGGGCTTTGGAGAGGGGTTTGACCCCCTTGCTGAGGGCCAGGCAGGGGACAGCTtctcccagcagcagcagcagcaacgaTCCAGTAACATGCCTGAGTTCCAGCACCACGGCCCACCAAGCGGCAACCACGCTGTCCCTGCCCCCTGTCTACCCTTGGACCAGTCACCTAACCGGGCAGCATCCTTCCATGgtctgccctcctcctcctcttcctcttcggaGACCCATGGTCTGGAGCCTCGACGGATGCCCAATCAGGGTGCTGTGGAGGGATTAGAGTATAATTTCCCAAGCGAGCCACCAACTGGACATTTTGACGTACCTGTATTTTCTCCAACAGAATCAGAGTCTCAGCTGCCCCACTTTGGGCCAGGAAGGCCGGTGGCCGGTGGCAGTTTCCCTGGAAACCCTGCCATGGCTCGGACACCGGGTATACAGGGCATCTCCAAAGGGCACCAGCAGCCACCCCCACAGCCCCAGCAGCCTCAGCCTCCCCCACAGCATGGAGTGTTTTTTGAGCGCTTTGGGAATGGCCGTAAGATGCCAGTGGGGATGGACCCGGGGGTCAGTGCCAGACACACTCtcatgcagcagcagcagcaggctgGTTTGATAGCACGACAGAACTCATGCCCCCCAGGCCTCCCCCGGCCTCCCCAGTCTGAGTCGGGCTCCACCAACACCAACATGCTGGATGGTGGCGTCATGATGCCTGGCCAACACAACCAGTTTGAGTATCCTATTCACAGACTGGAAAATAGGGGCCAGCACCCCTATGGGGACCCCATGTTTAATATGCAACAGCCGGCTCCCCCTCCTCCCGCCCAACAGCCGCCGAATCAGAGGCTGCAACACTTTGACAGTCCTTATATGAACATGGCAAAAAGGCCCAGATTTGAGTTCCCTAACGCACAGGGAGGAGAGAATTGTGGCACGTGGGGTAGTGGCATGCACAATGCGCAGGGCATGGagaaccatctctctccctcggcCTACCCTGGCCTTCCTGGTGAGTTCACCCCACCTGTAACAGACGGTTTCCCCCCGGGTCCACTCCAGCATGCCGGGCCTGAGCAGCAGTCTCTGCAACAGAGGCAGAACGCGGCCATGATGATCAAGCAGATGGCCTCTCGGAACCAGCAGCAGAGGATGAGGCAGCCCAGCCTGCAGCAGCTAGGTCACCACGGCGACGTGCCTCCGGGCCCCATGGTTCATGGAGGCCCAGTGGGGAGCATGCCTCAGCCCAACTTTGACAGGGAGAATGGAGGCAGGATGCCGAACTTTGAGGGTCAGAACCCTCATATAACTCAGGAGAACTGGTTCCCCGGGTCCCACCCACCAGGAGAGATCATGTCACGGCGTATGGGGGGAACGGGCGGGGAGGCTGGGGCCCACGACATGGGGCTGCAGCAGAACGGAGCTGGTATGATGTTCAGGCCGGGCATGAATGGGATGGGCATGCAGGAGCCAATGAGGATACCTGGAGATGGGCATGTACAGGCCCTCCACTCCCCTCGCATGCACCCCCAGTTTGGCAACAACATGGGCAACCTCTCCCAAATGCAGTCCCCCGGAGCTGGAGTAGGACACCCCAACGCACCATCAGATAGGCGGCCAGCAGACTTCCCCGCCGGGCCTTCCATGGGAGCTCAACCAACATTTCCTTACGGAGGGACAAACCGTCAAGGGCCACCACATAGCAATCCCCAGGGGGTGAACACCTCACCAGGGAGCTACCCTACTCCATCTGAGTTCCCCCCAGGCCAGCGGTCCTCTGTCAGTAAGCTTGGGGCACTCTCCCTGGGGAACTTTAGCAAAACCAGCACTAAAGACAATGTTTTCGGGCAGAGCTGCCTGGCGGCCCTTTCCACAGCCTGCCAGAACATGATAGCTAGTCTAGGGGCCCCCAACCTAAACGTAACATTCAACAAGAAGAACCAAAATGAGGGCAAGCGAAAACTGAGTCAGACGGAGCAAGACATTAATAGCAGCACAGCTAACGGGACTGGCAGTGCTGGTCCTGAGTATTTTCAGAGCGGCACTTCCCAGAACAGCCAGATGCCTGGCACTGGGAACAGCAACATAAAGCCTGCAGGTCAAAACCAGACGCTGCAGGGGGAAGCCAGTGCCCTCTCCCCAAATTACAACATGGACGCTACCCCATGCAGTGAGGGGAAAGCAGCAACAGggaatgggagagggagagggaggagaaaaagGGATAGCGGGCATGTGAGCCCTGGGATCTTTTTTTCCTCTGAGAGTGGAAACCCTGTTGTAAGTCCAGGCCAGCAACCCCCTTCAGCTGGCgttggggagaggggtgggggtaCGCCCCATGAGAAACCCCTCCCGTCCCCCTCCTGGGGAAAGGGAGATGACCAGATGCTGGGGGACCAGGCAGACCTGATGTCTTCTCTGGACAGTGGCATTCAGAGTGTCACCAAATCTAACAGTAGCTCACCGCACGTGGACCTTCCTGACGATGTCAGCACCCACTACGTCAATGAGGATGAGGTGTCCTCTAGCTCAGATGCAGGAGGTGCTCCTGTCACCAAGCCCAACCGCAGTCCGCACATCACCGTCTCACCCAAGCTGCAGAGGGGGGAACATGGCCTGATGAATGGGCAGAAGCCCCTAGGCATGCAGGGCATCACCAATCACACTACCTCGACACCCGACAGCTATGGACTGAGTGCTGGTGGGGGCACGGTGGGCAACGGAGTCGGTCACCCAGGCACACCTGGGATGGAGCAGGTACGCACCCCATCCAGCACCTCTGGCCAGGACGAGATCCATCCTCTGGAGATACTGCAGGCCCAGATTCAGCTCCAGCGGCAGCAGTTCAGCATCTCAGAGGACCAGCCCCTGGCCATGAAGAATGGTAAAAAGAGTGGCGACTGTCCCTCACAGAATGAAGACAATGAGCTGGCGAGCTGCAGCCCGGATGCTGGGAAGGGCTCAATGGGGACTATTGACCTTGACACTCTGATGGCAGAGCAGCACGCCACCTGGTATGTGCCCAGCGACAAGGCCATGATGGATGGGCCAGATGATGACAAGGCCATGGCACCCTGGGAAAAAACTAagagccagaataacagcaaagaag AGTCGGAGCTGTCTCAGAGTAAGGCTGGAGTAGGGGTGGGGGCCCAGGGGCCCGGAGGGGGCAATGGGGGGAGCCACCTGCAGTGCCTGTCTGTCCACTGCACAGATGAGCTCGGGGACAGTAAGGGCCGAGGGGGGACCGTCTCCTCCTGGCGCTCCCTGCACTCCGACATCTCCAACCGCTTTGGGACCTTTGTGGCGGCCCTGACCTGA